A stretch of Microbulbifer sp. SAOS-129_SWC DNA encodes these proteins:
- the pilG gene encoding twitching motility response regulator PilG, which yields MELNWESLTVMVIDDSKTIRRTAETLLQKAGCTVVTATDGFDALAKIADSRPDIIFVDIMMPRLDGYQTCALIKNNSEFRATPVVMLSSKDGLFDKAKGRVVGCDQYLTKPFSKSELLGAISAHAKPHHAA from the coding sequence ATGGAGCTCAACTGGGAAAGCCTGACGGTGATGGTGATCGACGATAGCAAGACTATCCGTCGCACCGCTGAGACCCTGCTGCAAAAAGCGGGCTGTACCGTGGTCACCGCCACCGATGGTTTCGACGCGTTGGCCAAGATTGCCGATTCGCGGCCGGACATTATTTTTGTCGACATCATGATGCCGCGTCTGGACGGCTATCAGACCTGCGCACTGATCAAGAACAACAGCGAATTCCGCGCTACGCCAGTGGTGATGCTGTCGAGCAAGGACGGCCTGTTCGACAAGGCCAAGGGGCGCGTGGTTGGATGCGATCAATATTTAACCAAGCCTTTCAGCAAGAGCGAGCTGCTCGGTGCCATTTCCGCGCACGCCAAGCCGCACCACGCGGCCTGA
- a CDS encoding chemotaxis protein CheW produces MQSKQTPYLALVDIARRAKAQSAGLPGRQEVKPHWTGVGFTLLGHRFVASMDDVVELLEVPQYTFVPGVQPWVRGVANVRGRLLPMFDLAAFFGGQLGGPRQRRRVLVVERDKVYAGLIVDELHGMQHLPLEYAGHAPGDLLEPFAPMVNGQFQLPQGRWLVFDMHALINDFQFMDAAAQ; encoded by the coding sequence GTGCAGTCAAAACAGACCCCTTATCTCGCACTGGTCGATATCGCGCGGCGCGCCAAGGCGCAGTCCGCCGGCCTGCCCGGCCGCCAGGAGGTAAAGCCTCACTGGACCGGGGTTGGTTTCACTCTGCTGGGCCACCGCTTCGTTGCCTCGATGGACGATGTGGTGGAACTGCTGGAAGTACCGCAGTACACCTTTGTCCCCGGCGTTCAGCCGTGGGTGCGCGGTGTCGCCAATGTGCGCGGCCGCCTGTTGCCGATGTTCGACCTGGCCGCATTTTTCGGCGGCCAGTTGGGCGGGCCGCGGCAGCGGCGCCGGGTGCTGGTGGTCGAGCGCGATAAAGTCTACGCCGGTCTGATTGTCGACGAGCTGCACGGCATGCAGCACCTCCCGTTGGAGTATGCCGGGCATGCGCCGGGCGATTTGCTGGAGCCGTTTGCACCGATGGTCAACGGCCAGTTCCAGCTGCCGCAGGGGCGCTGGCTGGTGTTTGACATGCATGCGTTGATCAACGATTTCCAGTTTATGGATGCCGCGGCCCAGTAG
- the gshB gene encoding glutathione synthase, with the protein MSYSLGVVMDPIARINFKKDTTLALLQAAQRSGFTLFYFEQSDLFLADGRAMGVGRPLKVFDDPARWYELGDAAEMPLGAIDTMLMRVDPPFDNEYIYSTYILEAAEREGTLVVNKPQALRDCNEKIFATSFAQCCPPLIVSRSMPRLRAFHAAHKDVIFKPLDGMGGSGVFHCKPDGANLGAILEMLTGHGRQQIMGQRYIPEIKDGDKRILVVDGEAVPYCLARIPEAGETRGNLAAGGRGEARPLTERDRWIVAQVAPSLKERGLLFVGLDVIGDYLTEINVTSPTCVREIDAAYDTDIGARLMRAITDRLEQKG; encoded by the coding sequence ATGAGTTACTCCCTCGGTGTGGTGATGGACCCCATCGCCCGGATCAATTTTAAGAAAGACACCACCCTCGCGCTGCTGCAGGCCGCACAGCGCAGCGGTTTTACCCTGTTTTATTTTGAACAGAGTGACCTCTTCCTCGCCGACGGGCGCGCCATGGGCGTGGGCCGGCCGCTGAAAGTGTTCGACGACCCCGCGCGCTGGTACGAACTCGGCGACGCCGCCGAGATGCCGCTGGGCGCGATCGACACGATGCTGATGCGCGTCGACCCGCCTTTCGACAACGAATACATCTATTCCACCTATATTCTCGAAGCGGCCGAGCGCGAGGGCACACTGGTGGTCAACAAACCCCAGGCACTGCGCGACTGCAACGAGAAGATCTTCGCCACCAGCTTTGCCCAGTGCTGCCCGCCGCTGATCGTCAGCCGCAGTATGCCCCGCCTGCGCGCCTTCCACGCCGCGCACAAAGACGTCATCTTCAAGCCCCTGGACGGCATGGGCGGCAGCGGCGTGTTCCACTGCAAGCCCGACGGCGCCAATCTCGGCGCCATCCTGGAAATGCTCACCGGGCATGGTCGGCAGCAGATCATGGGCCAGCGCTATATCCCCGAGATCAAAGACGGCGACAAACGTATTCTGGTAGTGGATGGGGAAGCCGTGCCCTACTGCCTGGCGCGGATTCCCGAAGCCGGAGAGACCCGCGGCAATCTGGCCGCCGGCGGCCGCGGCGAAGCGCGACCACTGACCGAGCGCGACCGCTGGATCGTCGCGCAGGTGGCGCCGTCGCTGAAAGAGCGCGGCCTGCTGTTTGTCGGCCTCGACGTGATCGGCGACTACCTGACCGAAATCAATGTCACCAGCCCCACCTGCGTGCGGGAAATCGACGCCGCCTACGATACCGACATCGGCGCGCGACTGATGCGCGCGATCACAGACCGGCTCGAACAAAAGGGTTAA
- a CDS encoding TonB family protein: protein MNPTASPQLQAAQHDRFVFALFVACAFHALVIFGVAFSAPEAHQAPPTLEVTLAQHRSAQAPEDADYLAQHNQQASGSADTPKELSTNRRAEIADTAIREVNPLPQQQAARPAEQRRQLVTTIGDSPQQAPELPAEDKPSQEKRGDAPNDLPLTNPEIASLQARLDKIRQTIAQRPRVRRLTSVATKASADAAYLHAWRQKVEAVGNDNFPQQALQQQITGSLRMMVRLLPTGAVEDVVILKSSGQRVLDDAAQQIVRLAAPFAPFPAEIRKEADRLEIIRTWRFEMTGFSTAAGAAPKRG, encoded by the coding sequence ATGAACCCGACCGCCAGCCCACAGCTCCAGGCCGCCCAGCACGACCGCTTCGTGTTCGCCCTGTTTGTCGCCTGCGCCTTTCACGCGCTGGTGATATTCGGCGTGGCCTTTTCCGCGCCCGAGGCGCACCAGGCGCCCCCCACGCTGGAGGTCACGCTGGCGCAACACCGTTCCGCGCAGGCGCCCGAAGACGCCGACTACCTGGCGCAGCACAACCAGCAGGCCAGCGGCAGCGCCGACACGCCCAAAGAACTTTCCACCAACCGCCGCGCAGAAATCGCCGACACCGCGATCCGCGAAGTCAATCCGCTGCCGCAGCAACAGGCCGCGCGCCCGGCCGAGCAGCGCCGCCAGCTGGTCACTACCATCGGTGACAGCCCGCAGCAGGCGCCGGAGCTGCCGGCCGAGGACAAGCCGTCACAGGAGAAACGCGGCGACGCCCCCAACGACCTGCCGCTGACCAACCCGGAAATTGCCAGCCTGCAGGCGCGCCTCGACAAGATCCGCCAGACCATTGCCCAGCGCCCGCGGGTCCGCCGCCTGACCTCGGTGGCAACCAAGGCCTCCGCCGACGCCGCCTATCTGCACGCCTGGCGCCAGAAAGTGGAAGCCGTCGGCAACGACAATTTCCCGCAGCAGGCGCTGCAACAGCAGATCACCGGCAGCCTGCGCATGATGGTGCGGCTGCTGCCCACTGGCGCAGTCGAAGATGTGGTGATCCTGAAATCCTCCGGCCAGCGCGTACTCGATGACGCCGCCCAGCAGATTGTGCGCCTGGCGGCCCCCTTCGCGCCCTTCCCGGCAGAGATCCGCAAGGAAGCCGACCGCCTGGAGATCATCCGCACCTGGCGCTTTGAAATGACCGGCTTCTCCACCGCCGCCGGCGCTGCACCCAAGCGTGGCTAA
- a CDS encoding methyl-accepting chemotaxis protein produces MKTGSQSSFSALRSNPAALFMGLLVLATLAGLIVSIYLVQTQGDQDKKYLQDVAELRALAYQVVSQAPSATTGDEQAFADLKKTVGQMGDIWNQLKGADAGTRRALQKELSDYSQIWRQVREQANTIIGNKDSIIFLNDVASTLNDSLPELQAEHNNIVEILLANNAPANQVEQAQLQVWRAERIGRNIDKMLQGGDDAEAAADQFNTDASLFGKVVEGMKNGDVVMGISRVTDPEARKSLDEITELFEFVSSSVRQIFESTPALFATRQAADGIAASSPKLLEALNTLNDRIINLSGERQPNNQTIAIIAGVFVLLIFGMMIAAFSGTRRSLREESDTNERNQQAIMQLLDELADLADGDLTTSATVTEAFTGAIADSINYTIDQLRVLVSRITGAAQEVSGLSQETQQTALHLAEASEHQAQEIAGASAAVNEMAVTIDQVSANAAESAQVAERSVQIASNGAKVVQNTIRGMDNIREQIQETSKRIKRLGESSQEIGDIVSLINDIADQTNILALNAAIQASMAGDAGRGFAVVADEVQRLAERSAAATKQIEGLVKAIQSDTNEAVISMEQTTTEVVRGARLAQDAGVALEEIEGVSTNLAALIQNISNAARQQASSAGHISNTMNVIQEITSQTSAGTQATAQSIGNLADTANALRESVAGFKLPSEEAAEESGDLYDVELPEMGEEEFSLLDPEEAQQADNQEDRALA; encoded by the coding sequence ATGAAAACAGGCTCCCAGAGTTCATTTTCCGCGCTGCGCAGCAACCCCGCGGCGTTGTTTATGGGTCTGCTGGTACTCGCCACACTGGCGGGGCTGATTGTCAGTATCTACCTGGTGCAGACCCAGGGCGACCAGGATAAGAAATACCTGCAGGACGTTGCGGAACTGCGCGCCCTGGCCTATCAGGTCGTGTCCCAGGCCCCATCGGCGACCACCGGTGACGAGCAGGCGTTTGCCGACTTGAAAAAAACGGTCGGCCAGATGGGCGATATCTGGAACCAGCTCAAAGGTGCCGATGCGGGTACCCGGCGCGCGCTGCAGAAAGAGCTGTCCGACTACAGCCAGATCTGGCGTCAGGTGCGCGAGCAGGCCAACACCATCATCGGCAACAAAGATTCCATTATCTTCCTTAACGACGTAGCGAGCACGCTGAACGACTCGCTGCCGGAACTGCAGGCCGAGCACAACAATATCGTGGAGATCCTGCTGGCCAACAACGCCCCGGCCAACCAGGTGGAGCAGGCCCAGTTGCAGGTATGGCGCGCGGAGCGCATCGGCCGGAACATCGACAAGATGCTGCAGGGTGGTGACGACGCGGAAGCGGCTGCGGACCAGTTCAATACCGACGCGAGCCTGTTCGGTAAGGTGGTCGAGGGCATGAAGAACGGCGATGTCGTAATGGGCATCTCCCGCGTAACCGACCCAGAGGCGCGCAAGTCTCTGGACGAGATTACCGAGTTGTTCGAGTTCGTGAGTTCCTCGGTGCGCCAGATCTTCGAATCCACTCCGGCGCTGTTCGCCACCCGCCAGGCGGCGGATGGCATTGCCGCCTCCTCGCCGAAGCTGCTGGAGGCGCTGAACACCCTCAACGACCGCATTATCAACCTGTCTGGCGAGCGCCAGCCGAACAACCAGACCATCGCCATCATTGCCGGTGTGTTCGTACTGTTGATTTTCGGCATGATGATCGCGGCCTTCTCCGGTACCCGCCGCAGCCTGCGTGAAGAGTCCGACACCAACGAGCGTAACCAGCAGGCGATTATGCAGCTGCTGGATGAGCTGGCCGACCTCGCCGACGGTGACCTGACCACCTCCGCCACGGTAACCGAGGCATTTACCGGTGCGATCGCCGACTCCATCAACTACACCATTGACCAGCTGCGGGTACTGGTGTCGCGGATTACCGGCGCGGCCCAGGAAGTATCCGGGCTGTCGCAGGAAACCCAGCAGACCGCGCTGCACCTCGCCGAGGCCTCCGAGCACCAGGCGCAGGAAATCGCCGGCGCCTCCGCGGCGGTGAACGAAATGGCGGTCACCATTGACCAGGTATCTGCCAACGCCGCCGAATCGGCACAGGTGGCGGAGCGCTCGGTACAGATCGCGAGTAACGGTGCCAAGGTGGTACAGAACACCATCAGGGGCATGGACAATATTCGCGAGCAGATCCAGGAGACCTCGAAGCGAATCAAGCGCCTGGGTGAATCTTCCCAGGAGATTGGCGATATCGTGAGCCTGATTAACGACATTGCCGACCAGACCAACATTCTCGCCCTTAACGCTGCCATCCAGGCGAGCATGGCCGGCGACGCCGGCCGCGGCTTCGCGGTGGTAGCGGACGAAGTACAGCGCCTCGCGGAACGTTCCGCCGCAGCGACCAAGCAGATCGAAGGTCTGGTAAAAGCGATTCAGTCGGATACCAACGAAGCCGTAATCTCGATGGAGCAGACCACCACCGAGGTGGTGCGCGGTGCGCGCCTGGCCCAAGACGCCGGTGTGGCCCTGGAAGAGATTGAGGGCGTATCCACCAACCTGGCCGCGTTGATTCAGAACATCTCCAACGCCGCCCGCCAGCAGGCCTCCTCTGCCGGCCACATTTCCAACACGATGAACGTGATTCAGGAAATTACCTCGCAGACATCTGCCGGTACCCAGGCTACCGCACAGTCGATTGGTAACCTGGCCGATACCGCCAACGCCCTGCGTGAATCCGTTGCCGGCTTCAAGCTGCCGAGCGAAGAGGCTGCCGAAGAGAGCGGCGATCTGTACGACGTGGAACTGCCGGAAATGGGCGAAGAGGAGTTCTCGCTGCTCGACCCGGAAGAGGCCCAGCAAGCGGACAATCAGGAGGACCGGGCCCTGGCCTGA
- the pilH gene encoding twitching motility response regulator PilH, giving the protein MARVLIVDDSPTETHKLTTILEKNGHAVIAATNGENGVDVAREQKPDVILMDIVMPGLNGFQATRQLSKDDSTNGIPIIIVTTKDQDTDRVWGMRQGAQAYLTKPVDEGKLLGTIEEVLA; this is encoded by the coding sequence ATGGCAAGAGTATTGATTGTTGACGACTCGCCAACAGAAACACACAAGCTGACTACAATCCTGGAGAAGAACGGCCATGCGGTGATAGCCGCTACCAATGGCGAGAACGGGGTTGATGTGGCGCGCGAGCAGAAGCCCGATGTCATCCTGATGGATATCGTCATGCCGGGCCTTAACGGCTTCCAGGCCACCCGCCAGCTGAGCAAGGACGACAGCACCAATGGTATCCCGATCATTATCGTGACCACCAAGGATCAGGACACCGACCGCGTCTGGGGCATGCGCCAGGGTGCGCAGGCCTACCTGACCAAGCCGGTCGACGAGGGCAAGCTGCTGGGTACCATCGAGGAGGTGTTGGCCTAG